CAGAGATTCTAATATTACCAAATACAGAGCATTGCATGGACTTGTAAGAAGTCTTGTGTCCAATATGGTTACTGGTGTATCGAGCGGATTTAAAAAAGTACTTCAGATTTACGGTGTTGGTTACAGAGCGCAGGTAAGTGATAACAAATTAATGCTTAATGTTGGATATTCACAGCCTGTAGAGTTTATTCTTCCTGAAGGTATTAAAGCTACTGTTGATGAAAAGCAGACAACTATTACATTGCATGGCATAGATAAACAACTTGTTGGACAGGTAGCTGCTGATATCAGAGCTATTAGACCTCCAGATGCTTATAAGGGCAAGGGTATTAGATATGTTGATGAAGTTTTAAAATTAAAACCTGGAAAAACTGGAAAGAAATAAGGAGGTTTAGATTTGCGAGATAAGAATGAATTAAGAGATAGAAGATGTAAAAGAATCAGGAAAAAGGTTTTCGGAACTTCTGAAAGGCCAAGACTCTGCATTTTTAGAAGTCTAAATTCTATATATGCACAGATCATTGATGATACAAAGGGTCATACTCTTGTATCTGCTTCGACTTTAGATAAAGAATTAAAGCAGCTACAGGGTCATAAAGGAAATAAAGAGTTTGCTAAAAAGGTTGGAGAGTTAATTGCTGAAAAAGCTATTAAACTTGGTATAACAAGAGTGGTGTTTGACAGAGCTGGCTATAAATATCATGGATGCGTTAAAGCTCTTGCAGATGCTGCGAGAGAAAAAGGATTGCAATTTTAGGGAGGAGTAATGAAGCAGGAAAGAATAAATGCTAACGAGTTAAATCTTAAAGACAAAGTTGTTTATATAAATAGAGTTGCCAAAGTTGTTAAAGGTGGAAGGAGGTTTTCATTTAGTGCTCTGGTTGTAGTAGGGAATGAAGCAGGAGTTGTAGGCGTAGGGAAGGGAAAGGCTGCAGAAGTTCCTGATGCCATAAAAAAAGCTATAGATAAAGCCAAAAAAAATCTTGTAAGTTTTCCTTTAAAAGACACAACAGTTCCTCATAGAGTTGAGTATAAATATGGTGCTACAAAAATAGTAATAAATCCTGCACCAAAGGGAACTGGAATAATAGCTGGTGGACCTGCAAGAGCAGTTTTTGAAGTTGCTGGAATTCAGGATATTGTTGCAAAGGTTCTTGGGAGTCACAATCCCTTTAATTCAGTTAAGGCAACAATAGGAGCACTAACCTGGTTAAAAGAACCTTCTTCTGTGTCCAGACTAAGATCAAAACCATCAGAGATAGAGACATCTGAAGAAAATCAAGTAGTTGGAGAGGAGGAAAAAATTTCATGAAAATAGATGAACTAAAACCAGCTCAAGGTAGCAAGAAAAAACCTAAAAGAATTGGAAGGGGATTGGGTTCAGGTCATGGTAGATATGCAACTAAAGGGTTAAAAGGGCAGAAAGCTCGTTCAGGAGGTACAAAAGGACCAGGCTTTGAGGGCGGTCAGATGCCTCTTCAGAGAAAAACTCCGAAACTCGGATTTTCAAATTTTCCATTTAAAAAAGAGTATGCAATAGTCAATCTTGCAGATTTAAATAAGATTGAAGAAGATATAGGGGTTATTACTCCAGAAATTTTGTTACAGAAAGGTATTATAAAAGATTTAAAAGACGGGCTGAAGGTGCTTGGAACAGGAGAAATTAAAAAATCAATTACTATTAAAACGCATGCCATAAGTAAATCTGCTTTACAAAAAATTGAA
This sequence is a window from Thermodesulfovibrio thiophilus DSM 17215. Protein-coding genes within it:
- the rplR gene encoding 50S ribosomal protein L18, which gives rise to MRDKNELRDRRCKRIRKKVFGTSERPRLCIFRSLNSIYAQIIDDTKGHTLVSASTLDKELKQLQGHKGNKEFAKKVGELIAEKAIKLGITRVVFDRAGYKYHGCVKALADAAREKGLQF
- the rplF gene encoding 50S ribosomal protein L6, whose amino-acid sequence is MSRIGRKPIQLPDNVDVKVENREVIVKGPKGQLDYRLPDGIGINIDNKTLLVTRDSNITKYRALHGLVRSLVSNMVTGVSSGFKKVLQIYGVGYRAQVSDNKLMLNVGYSQPVEFILPEGIKATVDEKQTTITLHGIDKQLVGQVAADIRAIRPPDAYKGKGIRYVDEVLKLKPGKTGKK
- the rplO gene encoding 50S ribosomal protein L15, with the protein product MKIDELKPAQGSKKKPKRIGRGLGSGHGRYATKGLKGQKARSGGTKGPGFEGGQMPLQRKTPKLGFSNFPFKKEYAIVNLADLNKIEEDIGVITPEILLQKGIIKDLKDGLKVLGTGEIKKSITIKTHAISKSALQKIEAAGGKVEVL
- the rpsE gene encoding 30S ribosomal protein S5, with the translated sequence MKQERINANELNLKDKVVYINRVAKVVKGGRRFSFSALVVVGNEAGVVGVGKGKAAEVPDAIKKAIDKAKKNLVSFPLKDTTVPHRVEYKYGATKIVINPAPKGTGIIAGGPARAVFEVAGIQDIVAKVLGSHNPFNSVKATIGALTWLKEPSSVSRLRSKPSEIETSEENQVVGEEEKIS